In the genome of Flavobacteriaceae bacterium YJPT1-3, the window ACGCCAAGTAGGGCTTTTTAATTTTGGGTATGTATTTACGGCTACTATTATTTAGTCGTCGGACTGATAATCTCTACATTTTGAAAGGTGATGGCCCCTTTGATCACGCCATTAAGTACCGAACGGAGCGCTTCAATGATCTGCATTTTGAGTTCGCTTTTGTGAAAAATTAAGCTCACTTCCCGGGCGGGGTGCGGTTCTCCAAAATGTTTCAGGAATTTTTGATCTTTTTCAGGCAGGTCTAAAGTATGTAAATAGGGCAAAAGGGTCATGCCCAATCCCTCATTGGCCAGTCGGATCAAGGTTTCGAAACTTCCACTTTCCAGCGCAAAGTGTTCCGTAGTTGCGCCTTTTTGTGCTTTGCATAGATTGATCACCCCATCTCTGAAGCAATGCCCGTCTTCTAACAGTAACATGTCGTCAAGATCCAGATCACTGCTGTTCAATCCCTCTTTTTTAAACAATCGGTGATTCTGAGGAACATAAGCGACAAAAGGTTCGTAGTAGAGGGGACGTTCGATCAAATTATCGTTCTCCAGGGGTGTTGCTGCGATTGCCGCATCCAGATGTCCCTCTTCCAGGCGTTCGATGATGGTTTCTGTGGGCAACTCCTCGATCTTTAACTTGACTTTGGGGTATTTATTGATGAAATTCTTGAGAAACATCGGGAGTAGGGTGGGCATCACGGTGGGGATGATCCCGAGTTTGAACTCACCGCCAATAAATCCTTTCTGCTGATCAACGATATCGGCAATTCGATTGGCTTCATTGACGATATTCTTTGCCTGGGTCACGATCTTCCGTCCAATCTCCGTCAGTTCAATTGGTTTTTTGCTCCGGTCAAAAATGAGCACATCCAGCTCATCTTCCAGTTTCTGGATCTGCATGCTCAAGGTAGGCTGAGTGACAAAGGTCTTCTCCGCCGCTTTGGTGAAATTTTGATGTTCCGCAACAGCGAGCACATATTTTAATTGGGTTATCGTCATAGTTCTAATCGTTGGAACGAAAGTACAAAGTGATCGACAAAATCTATATTACTTAAGACGATTTTAGGTTTTGTTTATGAATAGAACTAAAAAAAGGAGCCCTTGAGCTCCTTGTTCTTCTTCCATACCAGGATCAATGTCTGATCTGCAGGGTCAGGTCTTCGTTGGCCACTTCAAAGGCCGCATCAGCAAATACCGGTGGGCCCATACTCATTTCATTGTTGGACGTCCCGTAAGGTTCTTTAGGCATGCCGTTGGCTTCAAAATCCATGCGACCATTGCTGTTGAAATCGTGCAGTGTAACAATCGCATAGGTGCCCGGAGCTACATTTTTGAAGGTCAAAACGGTTTTGGTTGTGTCCGGTTGAGTTCCTGCGGTCTGTAATGGAGCAGCCTTCATGAAGGTGTTTTCATCATAGAGTGCGGCGGAGATCTGTCCCTCGGTACTCTGTACGTTCTCCAATTCAATGGTAATGGTGACCCCTTCGGTCTCCTGTGCCATTCCTAAGGTAGTGACGAAGGCCATGACTAAATAGACAAGTGTTTTCATAAGTGTAGTTTTTGATGTGATTATGCGGTAAAAGTAGGGGTGCGCCTTCGCGAAAGCGAATCCGATGTACCGAACCGTCAAATCTTAGGTCTCAATTGTAAGTGAATGCTATCGGATTAGAGTAGCCCGCGGGCTTTGATCTCCAAGTACTTGTTGATCGTTTTGACGCTGAGGTCTTCCGGTTTGGTCAGTATGGTCTGAATTCCATGTTTTTCCAGCGCCTTGACCATAAGGCGTTTTTCGTATTCAAACTTGGCAGCAATGGTATGCTGATATACACTTACCAGATCTTTCGCCGGTTCCTTCAATAGCGCGTCCAATTCGGTATTCTGAAAGAAGATGACCACCAACAAATGCTTTTTTGCCAGGCGTTGAAAGAAGGGGAGTTGGCGTTCCAACGCCGACATGTGTTCGAAATTGGTATACAACATCAAAAGGCTTCGGTTGGGTACCTTGCGCTTCAGATGCGCAAAAAGTCCGCTGAAATCACTGTCTAAAAATCCGGTGTTGATGTTGTAGAGCACTTCCAAAAGGGTGCTCAGGTGGGATTTCTTTTTACTGGCCGGCAGATGATTGATCAGGGTATTGGCAAAGGTGACCAGGCCTACCTTGTCATTTTTCTTAAGCGCCACATTGCTGAAAGCCAGGGTGCTATTGATTGCATAGTCCAATAAGGTTAATCCCTGAAAGGGCATTTTCATCACCCTACCGGCATCAATGATTGAATAAATGGGCTGAGAACGCTCGTCCTGAAATTGATTGACCATCAACTTCGCGCTTTTAGCGGTGGCCTTCCAATTGATCGTACGCACATCATCACCGGGAATGTATTCTTTGATCTGTTCAAATTCCATGGTGTGCCCAATACGACGGATACGCTTCATTCCCGGTAGGGTCAATTTTTGATCCAATGCCAGAAAGGCGTATTTCTTCATTTGAATGAAGGAGGGATACACCTTCACCATTTGGTCATTCATGAATTTAAACCGTCGCTTGAACAATCCATTGGAGCGGTAAGCATACACATTCAAATGGCCAAAAACATAGGCACCACGCTCCAAAGGGCGAAGCGCGTAGGAGAAGCGCTTTGTTTCTCCCGCGGTTAAATGCAGGGTCTCCATAAAGTCCCGTTTTTGGAACTGCACCGGAATCTCATCGATAAGTTCTAAGCTTATCGATTTCCCGTATGTGCTGTTGAAGATCAATTCAACCGTATTGAGGTCGCTGTTCGAAAACTTATCCGGAAGTCGCCGACTGGCCTTCAGGGGTTGGTCCGGTCGGTATATAAACACGAGATCGACCAGCGCCATAAAGATCGCCAGCACACCCAGTACACTTGCCGCGGTAAACAACAAAGGATACCAGAAACTAAATAGATAGAGCACCGCCAGGATGGCGAGCAACCAGTATACCCGTTCCTGAACATACAAAGACCGTATGAGTCGAATTCCTTTCAATTATCGGGGGACTTCAACGGATTGTACAATCATGTCGATCACTTGCTCCGGACTCATGCCTTCCATTTCGCGCTCCGGGGAAAGAATGATACGATGCCGCAATACCGGATGGATCGCCAATTTAATGTCTTCCGGGGTGACGAAGTCCCTACCGTCAATTGCGGCAAAGGCCTTAGAGGCGGTAAGGATGGCCAGAGAGGCACGAGGAGAACCTCCTAAATATAAGTGCGGATGACTCCTTGTTTTTCCGATCAATTCGGCAATGTAGGCAATGACCTTCTCTTCCACTTTGACCTGAGCGATCTGCGTTTTGTAATCGAGTAATTGTTCAGGTGTCATGACCGGTTCAATCTGATCCGGTGCGGCCTGACCGCCTCGTTCATGGTGGCGAGTCAGAATATCAACCTCTTCCTCCTGGGAGGGATAGTTTACCTTGATCTTAAAGAGAAAACGGTCCAACTGGGCTTCGGGTAGGGCATAGGTGCCCTCTTGTTCGATGGGATTCTGGGTGGCCAAAACCATAAAGGGCGGTTCCATGGCATAGCGCGTTCCGTCCATGGTGATCTGACGTTCTTCCATGACCTCAAAAAGGGCAGCCTGGGTTTTGGCCGGAGCCCGGTTGATCTCATCGATGAGCACGATATTGCTGAATACCGGACCTTTGCGAAATTCAAAATCAGAGGTTTTCATGTTCAGAACGGAAGTCCCCAAAACATCACTCGGCATCAGGTCGGGGGTAAATTGAATCCGGCTGAATCCTGTTTTCATGGTACGGGCGAACAGCTTGGCCGTGATCGTCTTGGCGATTCCGGGTACGCCTTCAATAAGCACATGACCTTCGGAAAGCAAGCCTACCAGAAGTAAATCAATGAATTCCCGTTGTCCTACGATCACTTTTCCCAATTCTGAGCGCATACGCTCAGCGGCCTGACGGAGTGCTTCCAGGGAAATCCGATTGTCAAACTGCAGGCCACTCTGGTCTTCTCCCTGAGTCGATTGGGGATCTTGTTGTGGTGTATTCTGATCTTCTGTTTGCATGTTTTAGTGTTTAAATTCGGTAATGAGGGTTTGTAATTTAATGAGGGTCGCAGAATCCACCTGCGTTTGCGCCTGAATCACGGTGATCAGATCGATCAGTCGTTTGGTTTCTGCCTGACTTTTTCCTCCTTTGGCTGCTAATTTTTCGATAAAATCGAGGCCCAGATGCCTGGTATCCAGATAGAGATGCTGACGTATATAATCCAGGAAGTGGTTGATCTGATGCCTGGCAATTTCCTTATTCCGTTTTTCTGCCAGATACATCCCGGCAATGGTCTTGGTAAAGGCCAGGGTTTGATTGGGCAGGGGTTCTACGATCGGGATGCTGCGCTGTTTGCGTTTGGTTTCAAAAAGCACCCAGATCAATGCGATCAATAATACGGTGTAGTACGCCCATTTTAAATACTTATTACTCAGCAGGAGGTACAGTGGCGTAGAATAGACCGTTTTACCCGTTTTGTAATGATTATCCCAGTAGAGGGTGCCTTCTTCAGGGAGGTAGCTCAGCAGTTTTTCACCGTATTCATAATTCAGGCTGTCCAGTAGGGTGTAATTGTTTAAAGCTTCCGGGAAGGTATTGAGCAGAATGGTGCCTTCTCCAAATTCCTGCTGTATCACATTGATATGAGGTTCTCGGATAAGCGGCTTTTCCTGATCCCATAAAAGATCTACTTCTCCCAGGACTACGGCCTGAGCGGTGTCGATCGCACTAAAGTAAACCGTATAATGATCTCTGGGATAATGATAGGCTGAGTCTCGCTTCAACTGCGGGTTGCTCAAATTAAACAGTGGCTCCCGGCTCAATTGTTCGGTCGCGGTCAATACGGCGGTTTCCAAATGCAAGGTATCCAGTAAGTCTTTACCAATGGCAGAGGCATGCACCACCAGCGTATTTCCTTCAGCTACCCAGCGAAGCAGACGATTGGTTTCTGCTTCATCAAAATAAACGCTGTTGTTGATAAAAAAATAGGTGCCCTTTAAGGTACTGTCGCCTCCTAGAACCTCAAAAGGCGGGTCATTGCGTTCCTCCCATCGATCGTCATAGCGCTCACTCAACTGTTGATGGAGAACGTAAGTGCCCAATGGAATTTTAGCCGTTTTGGAATAGCTGGGAAACCAGTTGACCGGTTCGGGCTTCGAGGCTTCCAGAATGGTCAGTAGCAGGATAACCCCCAGAAGCGCAGCGGCGATTATGCGGTATCGTTTACTCATAATAGCGCCTCCAGGTTACTGAATTGTAGTTTTGCTTTCGCGAAAGCGGACTCATCCACTTCAAATTGGCCGTACCAACTGTAGTCATAGATGCGCGTTACTCGTCGAAAGGACTCCCGAAGCTCGTCCTGCTTGATCTCGTACAGATATTCCCGATTGGTTTTTTGTGCCTGCCAGTCAATATGCTCCTGATCGGAAAGGCGCTGGAGCAACAACAAATAATAAAAACGGATGGCCAGGCGATAATTTTTTACGGCTAAGGCCTGTTCGATCAAAGCCTGAATATCATCATGTTCAATGATCTCCTGATCTTTGCTGCTTAAGTACTGATTTAACGTATTAGTCGTTCGCTGCAGCGAGCGTTCATCTATCTTTAGGATAAGCCAGATAAAGAGAAAGAGTATACCGGCAATAGCGAGGTAAGGAAGTACGCGAAGCACAAAGCCCCAAAAACCGGTGGCCTCTTCGCTACCTGTTAGCCAGCGTATAAAAGCCCTCCAGCGTTCATTTACCCAGCGTTTAAAGCGCGACCAAACCGTATCAGGTTCTTGGTACTCAGTATAGTCAAATGCCTTGTCTTCTCTTAGTTTTTTGAGTGCTTCCTGATCAAAGGATACCGGTTCCAGGTAGTCACGTTGATCGTAACGTATATCCTGAAGCGTTGTGGCAGTCGAATCTTGGCTCCAAAGCGGGGCCCAAAACAAAACGGCGATGGCAAAAAAGAGTTTAGGCATGGCGATCCTCACCCAAAGCGTCGATACGTTCCAGAGTTCCGGTATTGTTCTTTTTTTCGTTAAGGTCAAAATAGATGAAGGCTGTAGCGATCACGGTAAAGAGGTATAAAAAATACTGCACCGCACTGGAGATGACCGAAAGCGCAATATACACCCCGTCCACCAGTTGGCGCGGATCGCCAAAATTCCCTTGATCCATAGCGGTAAAGGTTTTCACCATGGTGTAGATCAGAGCAGGGATTTGGAAGACAAATCCAATGATCCCAATGATCAGACCAATCACAAAGAGCGTTATGAAAGTCATCCACCATTCTCCGTGGATCAATTTAAAAGAATTGCTGATCGAATCGGAGATCCCTTGATTGCGAAAGACCGCGAGGGCGAAAACCATGGATAGGGGAACGTACAGGTAGATGCCCGGGAACACACACAGTAAAAATCCAAAAACCAACATGATCACAGAGATGACCCCAAGCCCAAACAACTTACCCAAGTCTCGCTTTACCCGCTGAATGACCGCCTGCTGGTCGACCACACCTTTATTCTCGGTGTAGGAACGAATAAAATGCAAAACGGATCCAAAAAGTAAAGAGTAGTACAGGAATCCACTTATGGCCAGTAGGCCTGCTGAAATAAAGAATGTGCCCAGATTTAAGAATTCATTGTCGATCCATCCAAAGCCCGTAAAGTCGGCAGAGGCGTAGGTGTAGAACCCAATCGCAAAGAGCAGGAGAATAAAGGGAATGGCCACCGTTTTCACAAGCAGCTGAAACAAAGGCTTGAAATTGCGACGTACAAATTTGAAGGTATCAGTCAATGTTTCTCCGAGTTCGCGACGGCGTTTGAATTCAATGTATTTATCCATAGTTTGCTGTAAAGTCCTGAACCTGATTTGAGGTATGCTCCGGGTGGAGATCAGTTAAATATTCTTTTGTTTTTTGTTGCTTCCGATAGACGTACTGCGGATAGTAAACATAATAAAAAAGGATGAGAGCCAGCGAGCTGCTGATGATCAAAATAGCAAGCCAGTCGGGCATCCCGGTCCGTCGGGTGACAAAGCCTTCCAGAAAGCCGGCGATCACAAAAAACGGCAGTGTACTGGTCACGATTTTCAATCCGTCCTTGACGCCTCGTTTAAAACTCGCCAGTCGGGTATAGGTTCCCGGAAATAAAATGCTGTTGCCCAATACCAATCCGGCGCATCCGGCCACGATAATGACAGAGATCTCGATGGTGCCATGGATCCATATGGTGCGTGCAGATTCCCAGAGCAATCCTTGATCGTAGAAGAAGTACTGAAATGAGCCTAACATGATGGCATTGCGCATCAGGATAAAAAGTGTACCAATTCCAAACAAGACCCCCAAGGTAAAGGCATAGAGCGAAACGCGTATGTTGTTGATGGTGATCCCTAAGAACATGTCCATTTCACCGGCTTTTTTATAGACCGCCATGGGGTCTCCTTCTTCAATATTCTCTAAGGTCATATTGACATAGGCATCGCCTAAGATCATACGTACGAATGAACCATCGCTGGCCGCACTATAGGCCCCTACTAGGGTGAACAACAGAAAGACTAAAAAAGCGACGAGTAACTGCCGTTGGTAACGATAAAAAAGCAGGGGAAACTCCTGGGTAAAGAAGGTGACAAAACGTTTGGTCGATTCCCGTTTGGTCTTATAAATCTTCAGGTGAGACTGGGAAGCCAGATGATTGAGGTACTGATGCGTCTTGCTATTCGGGTAAAAGGTCTTGGCATAACTCAGATGGTCAGTCACTTCGATGTAGAGATCAGAGAGGGCATCGGGACCAATGCGCTCATTCTTCAACAACACATTTTCAAATTGCAGCCATTTGTGCTTATTTTGCTTGACAAAAGCAGCTTCACGCATCTCAATTCCTTTTGTCGTAAAGAAACTAATTCAATGGATAATTTTCAAATAGAAACAGCACAAAATGTAAGCATATCGCAAAATGTTGCGGGCATTGGCGAGCGTATTCTGGCTTTTCTGATCGACGGGATCATCATCTTTGCTTATTTGCTGGCTGTTCTATTTTTAATGGGTGCCAGTGGTTTGGATAATCATGTCTCCGAATGGGTGTATCAGCTCGTTCTTGGGCTTCCTATTTTTCTCTATCATCTGCTCTTTGAAACGTTTATGAATGGCCGTTCACCGGGTAAA includes:
- a CDS encoding LysR substrate-binding domain-containing protein, producing the protein MTITQLKYVLAVAEHQNFTKAAEKTFVTQPTLSMQIQKLEDELDVLIFDRSKKPIELTEIGRKIVTQAKNIVNEANRIADIVDQQKGFIGGEFKLGIIPTVMPTLLPMFLKNFINKYPKVKLKIEELPTETIIERLEEGHLDAAIAATPLENDNLIERPLYYEPFVAYVPQNHRLFKKEGLNSSDLDLDDMLLLEDGHCFRDGVINLCKAQKGATTEHFALESGSFETLIRLANEGLGMTLLPYLHTLDLPEKDQKFLKHFGEPHPAREVSLIFHKSELKMQIIEALRSVLNGVIKGAITFQNVEIISPTTK
- a CDS encoding DUF2141 domain-containing protein, translating into MKTLVYLVMAFVTTLGMAQETEGVTITIELENVQSTEGQISAALYDENTFMKAAPLQTAGTQPDTTKTVLTFKNVAPGTYAIVTLHDFNSNGRMDFEANGMPKEPYGTSNNEMSMGPPVFADAAFEVANEDLTLQIRH
- a CDS encoding DUF58 domain-containing protein, whose translation is MRLIRSLYVQERVYWLLAILAVLYLFSFWYPLLFTAASVLGVLAIFMALVDLVFIYRPDQPLKASRRLPDKFSNSDLNTVELIFNSTYGKSISLELIDEIPVQFQKRDFMETLHLTAGETKRFSYALRPLERGAYVFGHLNVYAYRSNGLFKRRFKFMNDQMVKVYPSFIQMKKYAFLALDQKLTLPGMKRIRRIGHTMEFEQIKEYIPGDDVRTINWKATAKSAKLMVNQFQDERSQPIYSIIDAGRVMKMPFQGLTLLDYAINSTLAFSNVALKKNDKVGLVTFANTLINHLPASKKKSHLSTLLEVLYNINTGFLDSDFSGLFAHLKRKVPNRSLLMLYTNFEHMSALERQLPFFQRLAKKHLLVVIFFQNTELDALLKEPAKDLVSVYQHTIAAKFEYEKRLMVKALEKHGIQTILTKPEDLSVKTINKYLEIKARGLL
- a CDS encoding MoxR family ATPase, which encodes MQTEDQNTPQQDPQSTQGEDQSGLQFDNRISLEALRQAAERMRSELGKVIVGQREFIDLLLVGLLSEGHVLIEGVPGIAKTITAKLFARTMKTGFSRIQFTPDLMPSDVLGTSVLNMKTSDFEFRKGPVFSNIVLIDEINRAPAKTQAALFEVMEERQITMDGTRYAMEPPFMVLATQNPIEQEGTYALPEAQLDRFLFKIKVNYPSQEEEVDILTRHHERGGQAAPDQIEPVMTPEQLLDYKTQIAQVKVEEKVIAYIAELIGKTRSHPHLYLGGSPRASLAILTASKAFAAIDGRDFVTPEDIKLAIHPVLRHRIILSPEREMEGMSPEQVIDMIVQSVEVPR
- a CDS encoding DUF4350 domain-containing protein: MSKRYRIIAAALLGVILLLTILEASKPEPVNWFPSYSKTAKIPLGTYVLHQQLSERYDDRWEERNDPPFEVLGGDSTLKGTYFFINNSVYFDEAETNRLLRWVAEGNTLVVHASAIGKDLLDTLHLETAVLTATEQLSREPLFNLSNPQLKRDSAYHYPRDHYTVYFSAIDTAQAVVLGEVDLLWDQEKPLIREPHINVIQQEFGEGTILLNTFPEALNNYTLLDSLNYEYGEKLLSYLPEEGTLYWDNHYKTGKTVYSTPLYLLLSNKYLKWAYYTVLLIALIWVLFETKRKQRSIPIVEPLPNQTLAFTKTIAGMYLAEKRNKEIARHQINHFLDYIRQHLYLDTRHLGLDFIEKLAAKGGKSQAETKRLIDLITVIQAQTQVDSATLIKLQTLITEFKH
- a CDS encoding DUF4129 domain-containing protein, whose protein sequence is MPKLFFAIAVLFWAPLWSQDSTATTLQDIRYDQRDYLEPVSFDQEALKKLREDKAFDYTEYQEPDTVWSRFKRWVNERWRAFIRWLTGSEEATGFWGFVLRVLPYLAIAGILFLFIWLILKIDERSLQRTTNTLNQYLSSKDQEIIEHDDIQALIEQALAVKNYRLAIRFYYLLLLQRLSDQEHIDWQAQKTNREYLYEIKQDELRESFRRVTRIYDYSWYGQFEVDESAFAKAKLQFSNLEALL
- a CDS encoding stage II sporulation protein M; amino-acid sequence: MREAAFVKQNKHKWLQFENVLLKNERIGPDALSDLYIEVTDHLSYAKTFYPNSKTHQYLNHLASQSHLKIYKTKRESTKRFVTFFTQEFPLLFYRYQRQLLVAFLVFLLFTLVGAYSAASDGSFVRMILGDAYVNMTLENIEEGDPMAVYKKAGEMDMFLGITINNIRVSLYAFTLGVLFGIGTLFILMRNAIMLGSFQYFFYDQGLLWESARTIWIHGTIEISVIIVAGCAGLVLGNSILFPGTYTRLASFKRGVKDGLKIVTSTLPFFVIAGFLEGFVTRRTGMPDWLAILIISSSLALILFYYVYYPQYVYRKQQKTKEYLTDLHPEHTSNQVQDFTANYG